One Engystomops pustulosus chromosome 7, aEngPut4.maternal, whole genome shotgun sequence DNA window includes the following coding sequences:
- the LOC140070940 gene encoding interferon-induced transmembrane protein 5-like produces the protein MDTSYPREDIFMTHPNKPDNAHTVVDIGAPVAPRDHLLWSLCNTVYLNLFCLGFMALVYSVKARDQKVQGNEVAARRYGQKARCYNILATVWNIALPALVLALVITGIVHLSQVVSASLDFFSLRNYMGSADDDSN, from the exons ATGGACACCTCCTACCCCCGTGAAGATATTTTCATGACCCACCCCAACAAGCCAGATAATGCCCATACTGTAGTCGATATTGGAGCCCCAGTGGCTCCGAGAGATCACTTGCTTTGGTCCTTGTGTAATACCGTCTACCTCAACCTCTTCTGTCTTGGATTCATGGCATTGGTCTACTCTGTCAAG GCACGAGACCAGAAGGTGCAGGGGAATGAGGTGGCTGCTCGACGTTATGGTCAAAAAGCGCGATGCTACAATATTCTGGCCACCGTGTGGAACATTGCTCTGCCCGCTTTGGTGCTGGCCCTGGTGATAACAGGCATTGTGCACCTGTCCCAGGTTGTAAGTGCTTCCCTCGACTTCTTCAGTCTTCGAAACTACATGGGCAGTGCGGATGATGACAGTAACTga